From the genome of Solidesulfovibrio carbinolicus, one region includes:
- a CDS encoding helix-turn-helix domain-containing protein, whose product MPRSLRTREAAEYLGVSPGTLEVWRCKGRGPRYCKLGKVVVYDPTDLDAFREARKVFTADAMPPSSVR is encoded by the coding sequence ATGCCTCGAAGCCTTCGTACCCGTGAAGCCGCCGAATACCTGGGCGTCTCGCCTGGAACCCTCGAAGTCTGGCGCTGCAAGGGCCGTGGCCCGCGCTACTGCAAACTCGGCAAAGTGGTGGTCTACGATCCGACGGACCTCGACGCCTTCCGCGAGGCGCGCAAGGTCTTCACCGCAGACGCCATGCCTCCGTCATCCGTTCGTTGA
- a CDS encoding AAA family ATPase, with protein MAAGQDVLRWKTPRPRNVLFVDGEMQGWMLQERLAGIVKGYGGPVPELLRIITPDCQPDFLANLATPEGQAALDPALAGVELLILDNLATLCRVGKENEAESWLPVQAWLLSLRRRGIAVVVVHHANKNGGQRGTSSREDVMDTVIALLPVKDHAPADGARFEVHLQKARGLAGSGADPFVARLVAKDDTFQWTTHPLSENVDKILSLADQGKSVREIAKLTDIPKSTVQRALEKHLPTKSSASPRPPAGRRVPASQS; from the coding sequence GTGGCCGCCGGGCAGGACGTGTTGCGCTGGAAGACGCCGCGCCCTCGGAATGTGCTCTTCGTGGACGGCGAAATGCAAGGCTGGATGCTACAGGAACGACTGGCCGGCATCGTAAAGGGATACGGCGGCCCCGTCCCGGAGCTGCTGCGGATCATCACGCCGGACTGCCAGCCCGATTTTCTAGCAAACCTCGCCACGCCGGAAGGCCAAGCGGCCCTTGACCCTGCGCTTGCCGGGGTGGAGCTGCTCATTCTCGACAATCTGGCGACGCTTTGTCGGGTCGGCAAGGAAAACGAGGCCGAAAGCTGGCTGCCGGTCCAGGCCTGGCTTTTATCCTTAAGAAGACGCGGCATCGCTGTCGTCGTGGTGCATCATGCCAACAAAAACGGCGGCCAACGCGGCACCTCGTCCCGCGAAGACGTAATGGACACCGTGATCGCGCTGTTGCCCGTCAAAGACCACGCTCCAGCCGATGGCGCGCGATTCGAGGTGCACCTCCAAAAAGCCAGAGGCTTGGCCGGCAGCGGAGCCGATCCTTTCGTCGCCAGATTGGTCGCCAAGGACGACACGTTCCAATGGACCACGCACCCCCTTTCAGAAAATGTCGACAAGATCCTTAGTCTCGCCGACCAGGGTAAAAGCGTACGAGAGATAGCGAAGCTCACAGACATTCCCAAAAGCACGGTTCAGCGGGCACTCGAAAAGCATCTGCCCACAAAAAGCAGCGCCTCCCCTCGCCCCCCTGCCGGCCGGCGTGTCCCGGCGTCCCAATCCTAA
- a CDS encoding toprim domain-containing protein, translating into MATELWSEFRAFLKSAGLRPVDILADGTIHRCGTAGKERGADGSYLLYPDSPAYGHCWNFRTGEEGVWRDKSSTPLSREAQARIEKTRRARQKAVDARLADARNRALRILNATRTAPHDHPYLVGKGIKPHGNVRVAQDGRLVVPVYDANDALTSLQFITAKGEKRFLAGGKIRGGFFRIDGDDGPLYLVEGYATGATIHAATKGTVLVCFACNNLMPVAEAARQALPGRPMVICADNDHETAARHGKNPGIDHAVAAARVVQAHVAVPVFKDPTGKTDFNDLAAAEGLDAVKASLDKAEPPASPPTTTGAKAPIVVLSASDFLAYGFPKREHILDPILPSQGLALLYAPGGWAKPFWP; encoded by the coding sequence ATGGCGACGGAGCTTTGGAGCGAATTCCGGGCTTTCCTCAAAAGCGCAGGCCTGCGCCCAGTCGATATCCTTGCTGACGGCACGATCCACCGATGCGGCACCGCCGGCAAAGAGCGAGGCGCTGACGGTTCCTACTTGCTCTATCCCGATTCTCCCGCCTACGGTCATTGCTGGAATTTCCGTACCGGCGAGGAAGGCGTCTGGAGAGACAAGTCCTCCACCCCCCTCTCAAGGGAAGCACAAGCCCGCATCGAGAAAACCCGAAGAGCTAGACAAAAAGCCGTGGACGCACGGCTCGCCGATGCCCGCAACCGCGCGCTTCGCATCCTGAACGCGACCCGGACCGCGCCGCACGATCACCCCTACCTTGTCGGGAAAGGCATAAAACCCCATGGAAACGTTCGCGTTGCCCAGGACGGGCGGCTGGTGGTGCCCGTGTACGACGCCAATGACGCCCTCACGTCTCTGCAGTTCATTACCGCGAAGGGGGAGAAACGGTTTCTTGCCGGCGGCAAAATCCGTGGCGGCTTCTTCCGGATCGACGGCGATGACGGCCCGCTTTACCTTGTCGAAGGGTATGCGACCGGCGCGACCATCCACGCAGCCACCAAGGGGACCGTGCTGGTCTGCTTCGCCTGCAACAACCTGATGCCCGTAGCCGAGGCGGCCCGCCAAGCCTTGCCCGGTCGCCCGATGGTTATCTGTGCCGACAACGACCACGAGACGGCCGCCAGACACGGGAAAAACCCCGGCATCGACCACGCCGTCGCAGCAGCTAGGGTCGTCCAGGCCCACGTGGCGGTCCCTGTCTTCAAGGACCCAACCGGAAAAACAGACTTCAATGATTTGGCCGCCGCCGAAGGGCTTGATGCCGTCAAGGCCAGCCTGGACAAAGCCGAGCCCCCCGCTTCGCCTCCAACGACAACCGGAGCCAAGGCCCCGATTGTCGTGCTCTCCGCGTCTGACTTTCTTGCTTACGGCTTTCCCAAGCGCGAACACATCCTGGACCCGATTCTGCCGAGCCAGGGCTTGGCCCTGCTCTACGCCCCCGGGGGCTGGGCAAAACCTTTCTGGCCCTGA
- a CDS encoding DUF5681 domain-containing protein, which produces MSDKADQKQKRLPSTAWKPGQSGNPKGCRTGSRHNATLTAQTLLDGEAEALTRKAVGLALVGDMTALRLCLERVVPPRKDSPVKLTLPAIGSAVDIPAVTCALLAAVAQGDLTPSEAQAVDGLVETHRRALETSELAERIARIEDATGL; this is translated from the coding sequence ATGTCTGACAAGGCAGACCAGAAGCAGAAACGGCTTCCTTCGACCGCTTGGAAACCGGGCCAGAGCGGGAATCCCAAAGGATGCCGTACAGGGAGCCGCCACAATGCTACCCTTACCGCCCAGACGCTTCTTGACGGCGAGGCTGAGGCTTTGACCCGAAAGGCCGTGGGACTGGCCCTGGTCGGGGATATGACGGCTCTACGGTTGTGCCTGGAGCGAGTTGTTCCTCCCCGGAAGGATTCGCCTGTCAAGCTGACGCTCCCGGCTATTGGGAGCGCCGTCGACATTCCCGCAGTGACATGCGCCCTTTTGGCGGCCGTAGCACAAGGAGACCTTACGCCCAGCGAAGCCCAGGCTGTTGATGGTCTGGTGGAGACGCATCGTCGGGCGCTTGAGACATCGGAACTTGCGGAGCGGATTGCAAGGATTGAAGACGCCACAGGGCTATAA